ATCAATGCGCATGCGTGTGGCAAGCAGTGACTGATGGCCGTCACGCAGGACGAGTTCTGTTATTCCCAGCGGTTGATTCATCTGAAAGCTTCTCCTAAATATCCTATTCGGCTTATCGGTGGTGGTCGGCGCGATAGCGCTTCACAGCTTCTGTAACCACTTCGATCAAATCTTCATCGTTGCCTGTAGCGGAACCGGCAGCACCCGCAGCTTTTGCTTCAAAGCTCTGGATGAGACGGGAAACCAGTGAAATAACAGCTACAAGTAGTCCCAGGAAAAGGAATACAACACCCATTCCCACACCCATTAACTGTAAGCCCTCTGCTAATAGTTCGCTCATTGCTGACAACGCTCCTCATGCTGCTTAAGACCAAAATCTGTTAAAATTAAAAACAGAGGACTCTATGTTATGAGGCTCTAAATTTCCACTTCTGATATGGTCATCCTGATATGAACAACAATGTTCATTGTTCCTATCCCGATTGGTGGCGCATGTTAATACTTCTGGGCTGTGCAATAAAGGTGGAACTGACTATTGTTGCTGAAATCGTAGGGCTTGGAGAGGTAACCATGTTTAAAACCACTGATCTGTATGATGCGCATCTGGAAGCTTTGCAGGTGGCTGCACCGATATTCAGGGATTTCGGCGGCAGACAGCGGTTTCATGGAGAGATTGTTACGCTGAAAGCATTTGAGGATAACACCTACCTGAAAGCTGCATTTGAGACCGATGGTAGAGGCAAAGTGCTGGTCGTTGATTCTGCAGGCTCTATGCAGC
The DNA window shown above is from Mariprofundus sp. NF and carries:
- a CDS encoding OadG family protein, with the translated sequence MSELLAEGLQLMGVGMGVVFLFLGLLVAVISLVSRLIQSFEAKAAGAAGSATGNDEDLIEVVTEAVKRYRADHHR